The following proteins come from a genomic window of Labilithrix sp.:
- a CDS encoding TetR/AcrR family transcriptional regulator: MAGLENEVPESERPIEPPPGPKAKRSRDAAETKRRILWAAEYEFSQKGFDGARLSSIAKRARVPGPLIHHYFNDKEGLHAEVLRIGVEGMTSSAWVVVKQMDTSSHKGKRLRSREEIREICSAFVSIVLRFFASNGHFLAILRHEGGRAQSEGLKATKIVTDTILPIFNAVVERLDEMKKRGEIRKDVDSKHLVLSCVAMAAFPFQEELFVRAIWPVEWDHSEQVDDRHREIVDMVLARILP, encoded by the coding sequence ATGGCCGGCCTAGAGAACGAGGTCCCCGAGAGCGAACGGCCGATCGAGCCGCCGCCAGGCCCCAAGGCGAAGCGGAGCCGCGACGCCGCCGAGACCAAGCGACGGATCCTCTGGGCCGCCGAGTACGAGTTCTCGCAGAAGGGCTTCGACGGCGCGCGCCTCTCCTCGATCGCGAAGCGCGCGCGCGTCCCCGGTCCCCTCATCCATCACTACTTCAACGACAAGGAAGGCCTCCACGCGGAGGTCCTCCGCATCGGCGTGGAGGGCATGACGTCGAGCGCGTGGGTCGTCGTCAAGCAGATGGACACCTCCTCGCACAAGGGCAAGCGGCTCCGCAGCCGCGAGGAGATCCGCGAGATCTGCTCCGCGTTCGTGAGCATCGTCCTCCGCTTCTTCGCGAGCAACGGACACTTCCTCGCCATCCTCCGACACGAAGGCGGCCGCGCGCAGAGCGAGGGCCTCAAGGCCACGAAGATCGTCACCGACACGATCCTGCCCATCTTCAACGCGGTCGTGGAGCGCCTCGACGAAATGAAGAAACGCGGCGAGATCCGGAAGGACGTCGACTCGAAGCACCTCGTCCTCTCGTGCGTCGCGATGGCCGCGTTCCCCTTCCAGGAGGAGCTCTTCGTCCGCGCGATCTGGCCGGTCGAGTGGGACCACTCCGAACAAGTCGACGACCGCCACCGCGAGATCGTCGACATGGTCCTCGCCCGCATCCTCCCGTAG
- a CDS encoding ferritin-like domain-containing protein, with product MLAERAAPVVYDFAYARERPELRTLYEKSKDLNWNARTDLPWDTNVDPESELLADSFNPIFGTDVWNKLDPKTEIPRLRRHMASYMLSNFLHGEQGALLATSQIVTQAPTTDAKMYAAAQVFDEARHVEAYDRYLRDKIELVYPPSPHLKTLLDTVLADSRWDFKFLGMQILIEGVALGAFGLIHQTAQEPLIKQITQMIMQDEARHVAFGVMSLKGFYEDMPENELRDREDFVIESSRLLRDRFLGQEVWANLGLPQKECEAAAASSDLLKMFAKLLFSKIVPNVKRLGLLTPRVRRGFEELDVIEYESWEPSA from the coding sequence GTGCTCGCGGAGCGGGCGGCGCCGGTCGTCTATGACTTCGCGTATGCGCGGGAGCGGCCGGAGCTGCGGACGCTGTACGAGAAGTCCAAGGACCTGAACTGGAACGCGCGGACCGATCTGCCTTGGGACACCAACGTGGATCCGGAGAGCGAGCTGCTCGCGGACTCGTTCAATCCGATCTTCGGGACCGACGTGTGGAACAAGCTCGATCCGAAGACCGAGATCCCGCGGCTGCGGCGGCACATGGCGAGCTACATGCTCTCGAACTTCCTCCACGGCGAACAAGGCGCCCTCCTCGCGACCTCGCAGATCGTCACCCAGGCGCCGACCACCGACGCGAAGATGTACGCGGCCGCGCAGGTGTTCGACGAGGCGCGGCACGTCGAGGCGTACGACCGGTACCTCCGCGACAAGATCGAGCTCGTCTACCCGCCGAGCCCGCACCTCAAGACGCTCCTCGACACCGTGCTCGCCGACTCACGATGGGACTTCAAGTTCCTCGGGATGCAGATCCTCATCGAAGGCGTCGCCCTCGGCGCCTTCGGGCTCATCCACCAGACCGCGCAAGAGCCGCTCATCAAGCAGATCACGCAGATGATCATGCAAGACGAGGCTCGGCACGTCGCCTTCGGCGTCATGTCGCTCAAGGGGTTCTACGAAGACATGCCCGAGAACGAGCTCCGCGACCGGGAGGACTTCGTGATCGAGAGCTCGCGCCTCCTACGCGATCGGTTCCTCGGCCAAGAGGTCTGGGCCAACCTCGGGTTGCCGCAGAAGGAGTGCGAGGCGGCCGCGGCGTCGTCGGACCTCCTCAAGATGTTCGCGAAGCTCCTCTTCAGCAAGATCGTCCCGAACGTGAAGCGGCTCGGGCTCTTGACGCCCCGCGTTCGCCGCGGGTTCGAGGAGCTCGACGTCATCGAGTACGAATCCTGGGAGCCTAGCGCATAG
- a CDS encoding serine/threonine protein kinase has translation MYPQVFGKYVLEKELSRGGMARVILATLRGAGGFEKRLVVKQIRDELAFDQQFVRRFVEEAKTTVALSHPNIVPVYELGVEQGTYFLAMELVEGVSISDLIAERNEDGSRRVLSPEEGAYVGVEVCRALDYAHRRMKVVHRDITPRNVMIDEEGQVKLIDFGIAAPALVAGHEILGSPGHMAPEQVDGGELGPPTDIFAVAVLLMEAWTGAAPFRRATPEECAAAVREEHPRPSAFDPRLLPVDAPIARAMSVDRHARQQEANELGRSLRSFLQGIDVEDVARSLGARVRELREQAHSLAPPSLRHAPRPSTASQGELSTRTFAARDEALSWSRPPAAMPIDPDDVPVPSTRKLDDSNPRIEPAPIAEPPDAEKGPQTRPPQRSRSDPSASREGRVWGGGVGGGAPDAEKGPPQRSRSDPSASREGRVWGGGVGGGAPDVPTVRRQKVERPEKGTTAPASRKNAAIAIGAVAAIGLVLWRTRGEPASTVPPPIAPPVTSSSVTAAPVSVAPIVSAPPPLSAPPPPSAPPPPTAPAPPVTPQQQKASVSFLGEPGTRVSVDGVARGACPVRLELDPGRHDVKFTFDPTKESKSDAVTLKSGERVVVRSEFTGATPTIRVQR, from the coding sequence GTGTATCCGCAGGTCTTCGGTAAATACGTCCTCGAGAAGGAGCTCTCTCGCGGCGGCATGGCCCGCGTCATCCTCGCGACGTTGCGCGGCGCGGGCGGGTTCGAGAAGCGCCTCGTCGTGAAGCAGATCCGCGACGAGCTCGCGTTCGACCAGCAGTTCGTCCGCCGCTTCGTGGAAGAGGCGAAGACCACCGTCGCGCTCAGCCATCCGAACATCGTCCCCGTCTACGAGCTCGGCGTGGAGCAGGGCACGTACTTCCTCGCGATGGAGCTCGTCGAGGGCGTGAGCATCAGCGACCTCATCGCCGAGCGGAACGAAGACGGCTCGCGGCGCGTCCTCTCCCCGGAGGAGGGGGCGTACGTCGGCGTCGAGGTCTGTCGCGCGCTCGACTACGCGCACCGCCGGATGAAGGTCGTCCATCGCGACATCACCCCGCGCAACGTGATGATCGACGAGGAAGGACAGGTGAAGCTGATCGACTTCGGCATCGCCGCGCCCGCGCTCGTCGCCGGTCACGAGATCCTCGGCTCGCCGGGGCACATGGCGCCGGAGCAGGTCGACGGCGGCGAGCTCGGCCCGCCGACGGACATCTTCGCGGTCGCGGTCCTCCTCATGGAGGCGTGGACCGGCGCCGCGCCCTTCCGTCGCGCGACGCCGGAGGAGTGCGCGGCGGCGGTGCGCGAGGAGCACCCGAGGCCGAGCGCCTTCGACCCGCGCTTGCTCCCGGTCGACGCGCCGATCGCCCGCGCGATGAGCGTCGATCGCCACGCGCGGCAGCAGGAGGCGAACGAGCTCGGGCGCTCGCTGCGCAGCTTCCTCCAGGGCATCGACGTCGAGGACGTCGCGCGCTCGCTCGGCGCGCGCGTCCGCGAGCTCCGCGAGCAGGCGCACTCGCTCGCGCCGCCGTCGCTGCGCCACGCGCCGCGTCCGTCGACCGCGAGCCAGGGCGAGCTCAGCACGCGCACGTTCGCCGCGCGCGATGAGGCCCTCTCCTGGTCGCGGCCGCCCGCGGCGATGCCGATCGATCCGGACGACGTGCCGGTCCCGAGCACGCGGAAGCTCGACGACAGCAACCCGCGCATCGAGCCCGCACCCATCGCCGAGCCCCCCGACGCTGAGAAGGGGCCCCAGACGCGGCCGCCACAGCGGTCGCGAAGCGACCCGAGCGCATCGCGCGAGGGCCGTGTCTGGGGCGGGGGTGTCGGGGGCGGAGCCCCCGACGCTGAGAAAGGGCCGCCACAGCGGTCGCGAAGCGACCCGAGCGCATCGCGCGAGGGCCGTGTCTGGGGCGGGGGTGTCGGGGGCGGAGCCCCCGACGTCCCCACCGTGCGTCGCCAGAAGGTGGAGCGGCCGGAGAAGGGGACGACCGCGCCGGCGTCGCGAAAGAACGCGGCGATCGCGATCGGGGCCGTCGCCGCGATCGGTCTCGTCCTCTGGCGGACGCGCGGCGAGCCGGCCTCGACCGTCCCTCCGCCGATCGCGCCGCCGGTCACCTCGTCGTCGGTGACGGCCGCGCCCGTCTCCGTCGCGCCGATCGTCTCCGCGCCGCCGCCGCTCAGCGCGCCGCCCCCTCCTTCGGCGCCGCCCCCTCCCACCGCGCCCGCGCCGCCGGTCACGCCGCAGCAGCAGAAGGCGAGCGTCTCCTTCCTCGGCGAGCCCGGGACGCGCGTGTCGGTCGACGGCGTCGCGCGCGGCGCGTGCCCGGTGCGGCTCGAGCTCGATCCCGGTCGTCACGACGTGAAGTTCACCTTCGACCCGACGAAGGAGAGCAAGAGCGACGCCGTCACGTTGAAGAGCGGCGAGCGCGTCGTCGTGCGCTCCGAGTTCACCGGCGCGACGCCGACGATCCGCGTTCAGCGCTGA
- a CDS encoding DUF4403 family protein: MRWAALLFLVGTACGGESPKASEPVLCRTTLPPKPPLAAPLPPAPVPPPAGPSRVVAQAELKLASIVKELEGKVAPRIAEQRGRPIGAAGQLNVVVDRGPFSAAVENDALVVRTDVRARAEACKGSSCYASCAPEGRATATVSLRLGPDYRFAPSKVAFAFTKGCEVKVLGGFLRIDVTPTIAAEVQSALRRVEQQIDASLPPLKPRAEKLWAELAKPRPLPLGGCAIVNPRGLAQGPIAGTPELLAVRIGVSAYPEVRSQPCEPAAPAPPLPPLAQEPAMPEEDDVLLGLVSPLASAAGAIQNGPVTRAAVVQSGAQAQVDVTVRGESCGDAAALANVAWADDRRSLHFDAPEVVTKQTFAPAIDPSALPSVVPALAAAATEPGVAVSAKVSAVKPKVVVLRGGDVVASVAVRGNLTLTER; this comes from the coding sequence ATGCGCTGGGCGGCTCTTCTCTTCCTCGTCGGGACCGCGTGTGGAGGCGAGTCGCCGAAGGCGAGCGAGCCCGTGCTCTGCAGGACGACGCTGCCGCCGAAGCCGCCGCTCGCGGCGCCGCTCCCGCCTGCGCCGGTGCCGCCGCCCGCGGGTCCGTCGCGGGTCGTCGCGCAGGCGGAGCTGAAGCTCGCGTCGATCGTGAAGGAGCTCGAGGGCAAGGTCGCGCCGCGCATCGCGGAGCAGCGCGGGCGCCCGATCGGCGCCGCGGGGCAGCTCAACGTTGTCGTCGATCGCGGTCCGTTCTCCGCCGCGGTCGAGAACGACGCGCTCGTCGTGCGCACCGACGTCCGCGCGCGCGCCGAGGCGTGCAAAGGCAGCAGCTGCTACGCGAGCTGCGCGCCGGAGGGCCGCGCGACCGCGACGGTGTCGCTCCGGCTCGGCCCCGACTACCGCTTCGCCCCGTCGAAGGTCGCCTTCGCGTTCACGAAGGGATGCGAGGTCAAGGTCCTCGGCGGCTTCCTCCGCATCGACGTCACGCCCACCATCGCGGCGGAGGTGCAGTCCGCGCTCCGCCGCGTCGAGCAGCAGATCGACGCGAGCCTCCCGCCGCTGAAGCCGCGCGCGGAGAAGCTCTGGGCGGAGCTCGCGAAGCCGCGGCCGCTCCCGCTCGGCGGCTGCGCGATCGTGAACCCGCGCGGCCTCGCGCAAGGCCCGATCGCGGGGACGCCCGAGCTCCTCGCGGTCCGCATCGGCGTGAGCGCGTATCCGGAGGTGCGCTCGCAGCCGTGCGAGCCCGCGGCGCCCGCGCCGCCGCTCCCGCCGCTCGCGCAGGAGCCGGCGATGCCGGAGGAGGACGACGTGCTCCTCGGCCTCGTGTCACCGCTCGCGAGCGCGGCGGGCGCGATCCAGAACGGACCCGTCACCCGCGCCGCCGTCGTGCAGTCGGGCGCGCAGGCGCAGGTCGACGTCACCGTGCGCGGCGAGTCGTGCGGCGACGCGGCCGCGCTCGCGAACGTGGCGTGGGCCGACGATCGGCGCTCGCTCCACTTCGACGCGCCCGAGGTCGTGACGAAGCAGACGTTCGCGCCGGCGATCGATCCGAGCGCGCTCCCCTCCGTCGTCCCCGCGCTCGCCGCGGCCGCGACCGAGCCCGGCGTCGCGGTGAGCGCGAAGGTCTCCGCGGTGAAGCCGAAGGTCGTGGTCCTCCGCGGCGGCGACGTCGTCGCGAGCGTCGCCGTCCGCGGGAACCTCACCCTGACGGAGAGGTGA
- a CDS encoding phosphatidylinositol transfer protein encodes MRLAFLAAFAVGCSAAAAPPSEQVDPAREAAPAGADADDDDDAPGGGGGGACLPLRDCEAAPFSFTPRGWRHTITSNAVTALGSPRHRGRDFFANPGAPQTIIGKFTYGANDKDLVDEEVDVFAQAECDGDWTKLGTAITTKDGAHATVDGVEDDGGRIYFDIPADKRLGPGRHRLRLVVAGDGTFADTFIDVVPEGTKVFVSDVDGTLTSSEEVEAAALLGGFTPETHASAPEALRALAAKGYRPLYLTARPEMLTERTRAFVAERGFPPGLVRTSPFTTGAFQSEKAARFKTAEMDLLAAKGLTPAFGFGNKTSDSNAYAKIPGEQNRIFYKIEGEFSGRRIESYAELLPAFAELAAVCTP; translated from the coding sequence ATGCGTCTCGCCTTCCTCGCCGCCTTCGCCGTGGGATGCTCGGCCGCCGCGGCGCCTCCGTCGGAGCAGGTGGACCCGGCGCGCGAGGCGGCGCCGGCGGGCGCGGACGCGGACGACGACGACGACGCGCCGGGTGGTGGCGGCGGCGGCGCGTGTTTGCCGCTCCGCGACTGCGAGGCCGCGCCGTTCTCGTTCACGCCGCGCGGCTGGCGTCACACGATCACGTCGAACGCCGTGACCGCGCTCGGCTCGCCGCGCCACCGCGGTCGCGACTTCTTCGCGAACCCCGGCGCGCCGCAGACGATCATCGGCAAGTTCACGTACGGCGCGAACGACAAGGACCTCGTCGACGAGGAGGTCGACGTCTTCGCGCAGGCGGAGTGCGACGGCGACTGGACCAAGCTCGGCACCGCGATCACGACGAAGGACGGCGCGCACGCGACGGTCGACGGCGTCGAGGACGACGGCGGCCGGATCTACTTCGATATCCCGGCGGACAAACGCCTCGGCCCCGGCCGCCATCGGCTCCGCCTCGTCGTCGCGGGCGACGGGACGTTCGCCGACACGTTCATCGACGTCGTCCCCGAAGGCACGAAGGTCTTCGTCAGCGACGTCGACGGCACCCTCACCTCGTCGGAGGAGGTCGAGGCCGCGGCGCTCCTCGGCGGCTTCACGCCGGAGACGCACGCGAGCGCGCCCGAGGCGCTGCGCGCGCTCGCGGCGAAGGGCTATCGCCCGCTCTACCTCACCGCGCGGCCGGAGATGCTCACCGAGCGGACGCGCGCGTTCGTCGCCGAGCGCGGCTTCCCGCCCGGCCTCGTCCGCACGTCGCCGTTCACGACCGGCGCGTTCCAGAGCGAAAAGGCAGCGCGCTTCAAGACGGCGGAGATGGATCTCCTCGCCGCGAAGGGGCTCACGCCCGCGTTCGGGTTCGGCAACAAGACGAGCGACTCGAACGCGTACGCGAAGATCCCCGGCGAGCAGAACCGCATCTTCTACAAGATCGAAGGCGAGTTCTCGGGGCGCCGCATCGAGTCGTACGCCGAGCTCCTGCCGGCGTTCGCGGAGCTCGCCGCGGTGTGCACGCCGTGA
- a CDS encoding phosphatidylinositol transfer protein — protein sequence MRFAFLSLSLLLAACAVPTEPEEGTSTDDLTTVPACLPTIACEAPKLSYQTRGWRRWSSTLVSRIGDPHHRGRDMFVNPGAPQWVLGKITYGLTDKDLRGEEVDVFVQRDCASGWEKVGTAVTTHDGEHAAMEGVADNGGRVYFEIPRDKRLGPGRHRVRLVVAGDGTFTDSFIDVVPRDTKIFVSDVDGTLTESENAEYLAIAKGVQPGTHPGAPEALRALVAKGYRPMYLTARPEILTSRTREFLEKHGFPPGIIHTSSQTTGAGVGSTASSFKSDEMKLLAEKGLTPTFAFGNKSTDSEAYTSVTGVEHRVFYKIEGAFDGRRIESYEELVPGYEALPEVCK from the coding sequence ATGCGGTTCGCCTTCCTTTCGCTCTCGCTCCTCCTCGCCGCCTGCGCCGTCCCCACCGAGCCGGAGGAAGGGACGTCGACCGACGACCTCACCACCGTGCCGGCGTGCCTGCCGACGATCGCGTGCGAGGCGCCGAAGCTCTCGTACCAGACGCGGGGGTGGAGGCGCTGGTCCTCCACGCTCGTCTCTCGCATCGGCGATCCGCATCACCGCGGGCGCGACATGTTCGTGAACCCCGGCGCGCCGCAGTGGGTGCTCGGGAAGATCACGTACGGCCTCACCGACAAGGACCTCCGCGGCGAGGAGGTCGACGTCTTCGTGCAGCGCGACTGCGCGAGCGGCTGGGAGAAGGTCGGCACCGCGGTGACGACACACGACGGCGAGCACGCGGCAATGGAGGGCGTCGCAGACAACGGCGGCCGCGTCTACTTCGAGATCCCGCGCGACAAGCGGCTCGGGCCGGGGCGTCACCGCGTGCGCCTCGTCGTCGCGGGCGACGGCACCTTCACCGACTCGTTCATCGACGTCGTTCCGCGTGACACGAAGATCTTCGTGAGCGACGTCGACGGCACGCTCACCGAGTCGGAGAACGCGGAGTACCTCGCGATCGCGAAGGGCGTCCAGCCCGGCACCCACCCCGGCGCGCCCGAGGCGCTGCGCGCGCTCGTCGCGAAGGGCTACCGCCCGATGTACCTCACCGCGCGGCCGGAGATCCTGACCTCGCGCACGCGCGAGTTCCTCGAAAAACACGGGTTCCCGCCCGGGATCATCCACACCTCGTCGCAGACGACGGGCGCCGGCGTCGGCAGCACCGCGTCCTCGTTCAAGTCCGACGAGATGAAGCTCCTCGCGGAGAAGGGCCTCACCCCGACCTTCGCGTTCGGCAACAAGTCGACCGACTCGGAGGCGTACACGAGCGTGACCGGCGTGGAGCACCGGGTCTTCTACAAGATCGAGGGCGCGTTCGACGGCCGCCGCATCGAGTCGTACGAGGAGCTCGTCCCCGGCTACGAGGCGCTGCCGGAGGTCTGCAAGTAA
- a CDS encoding sigma 54-dependent Fis family transcriptional regulator, producing MSMKPPQPGVGPTVRRSRVAAPDETDASYVLSVIEGPDVGKTFTLDASSPTRALVGSSPVCTLRLTDPEISRRHAALTITAASVQLIDLDSTNGTTVNGVTVKEVSLHGGEAIRMGRTVLGIQRGQAVPSSRQIETTSFGRILGSSLAMRRLYPAFDTIAKGDGPILIEGEAGTGKELLAEELHRASKRAEGPFIVLEASAIPSDQIATRLFGTPEEPGGLVERAKGGVLFVDEIGDVPRHAQKKLRDALPSGDFRLFAATKRDLDRDVTAGRFDDAFFFELSSGRVELPRLSDRHGDVALLAKHFWKEHAPEAGSEDLPVDLLPRFENYPWPGNVRELAAVVKQRATFGELSKTYLSDRAGEQGHDIVTAVIQEGLAFPAARDRVVWEFERRYIEAVLAKHNGNVGAAARASGVAHRYFQLVRARVR from the coding sequence ATGTCGATGAAACCGCCGCAGCCCGGAGTCGGTCCCACCGTTCGTCGTTCTCGCGTCGCTGCGCCCGACGAGACGGACGCGTCATATGTCCTCTCGGTCATCGAAGGGCCGGACGTCGGAAAGACGTTCACCCTCGACGCCTCGTCGCCGACGCGCGCGCTCGTCGGGTCGAGCCCGGTCTGCACGCTGCGCCTCACCGATCCCGAGATCTCGCGCCGCCACGCCGCGCTCACGATCACGGCGGCGAGCGTGCAGCTCATCGACCTCGACTCCACGAACGGCACGACCGTCAACGGCGTCACGGTCAAGGAGGTGTCGCTCCACGGCGGCGAGGCGATCCGCATGGGGCGCACGGTGCTCGGCATCCAGCGCGGGCAAGCGGTGCCTTCGTCGCGTCAGATCGAGACGACCTCGTTCGGCCGCATCCTCGGCTCGAGCCTCGCGATGCGCCGGCTCTACCCCGCGTTCGACACGATCGCGAAGGGCGACGGCCCGATCCTGATCGAGGGCGAGGCCGGCACCGGCAAGGAGCTCCTCGCGGAGGAGCTCCATCGCGCGAGCAAGCGCGCGGAGGGCCCCTTCATCGTGCTCGAGGCGAGCGCGATCCCGTCCGATCAGATCGCGACGCGCCTCTTCGGCACGCCGGAGGAGCCGGGCGGCCTCGTCGAGCGCGCGAAGGGCGGCGTGCTCTTCGTCGACGAGATCGGCGACGTCCCGCGTCACGCGCAGAAGAAGCTGCGCGACGCGCTGCCGAGCGGTGACTTCCGCCTCTTCGCCGCGACGAAGCGCGATCTCGATCGCGACGTCACCGCGGGCCGCTTCGACGACGCGTTCTTCTTCGAGCTCTCGAGCGGCCGCGTCGAGCTCCCGCGCCTCTCCGATCGCCACGGCGACGTCGCGCTCCTCGCCAAGCACTTCTGGAAGGAGCACGCGCCCGAAGCTGGGTCGGAGGACCTGCCGGTCGATCTCCTCCCGCGCTTCGAGAACTACCCGTGGCCCGGCAACGTGCGCGAGCTCGCCGCGGTCGTGAAGCAGCGCGCGACGTTCGGCGAGCTCTCGAAGACGTACCTCTCCGATCGCGCCGGCGAGCAGGGGCACGACATCGTGACCGCGGTCATCCAGGAGGGCCTCGCCTTCCCCGCCGCGCGCGATCGCGTCGTCTGGGAGTTCGAGCGTCGCTACATCGAGGCCGTCCTCGCGAAGCACAACGGCAACGTCGGCGCCGCCGCGCGCGCGAGCGGCGTCGCGCATCGCTACTTCCAGCTCGTTCGCGCGCGTGTGCGCTGA
- a CDS encoding serine/threonine protein kinase, whose translation MIAAEQRVDRYELIGELATGGMATVYLGRQHGPFGFARTVAIKSMHPQYAKDEGFRAMFLDEATLTSRIRHPNVVPTLDIVCAEANVLLVMEYIEGISLATLLRRAFTGGSPKRSAISHAIVSAIICDTLHGLHAAHELRDDNGAPLHVVHRDVSPQNIHVGSDGLGRVLDFGVAKAASRRYVTQSGEVKGKLAYMSKEQICGEEVDHRSDVYAVGVVLWEMLARRRLVTAQNEGAIIKQVLDTKVEPPSLFTDEPFGPALDAVVMKALAAEKEDRWSSAAEMATALAEVMPPAPRHVVAALVRDFAAEEIESRQTRLRQSRTSFAGESSPAEVSALAEILTVHATITAGPTVSNRSIVPETPARGRGRSIALVAGGAVLVLGLVGGAFVIGSRSGRTAPSAPPPEPPPAVTSAAAPPSAPPPEPEPEPEPGPEPPPSASARPPAKPGAPKIKPTKKPDCRVPYTIDANGDRHYRSECVND comes from the coding sequence ATGATCGCGGCCGAGCAACGCGTCGATCGCTACGAGCTCATCGGAGAGCTCGCGACCGGCGGCATGGCGACGGTCTACCTCGGGCGCCAGCACGGCCCGTTCGGGTTCGCGCGCACGGTCGCGATCAAGAGCATGCACCCGCAGTACGCGAAGGACGAAGGGTTCCGCGCGATGTTCCTCGACGAGGCGACGCTCACCTCGCGCATCCGTCATCCCAACGTCGTCCCCACCCTCGACATCGTGTGCGCCGAGGCGAACGTGCTCCTCGTCATGGAGTACATCGAGGGCATCTCGCTCGCGACGCTGCTCCGCCGCGCCTTCACCGGCGGCTCGCCGAAGCGCTCGGCGATCAGCCACGCGATCGTCTCCGCGATCATCTGCGACACGCTCCATGGTCTCCACGCCGCGCACGAGCTGAGGGACGACAACGGCGCGCCGCTGCACGTCGTCCATCGCGACGTGTCCCCGCAGAACATCCACGTCGGGAGCGACGGGCTCGGGCGCGTGCTCGATTTCGGCGTCGCGAAGGCGGCGTCGCGCCGGTACGTCACGCAGAGCGGCGAGGTCAAAGGCAAGCTCGCGTACATGTCGAAGGAGCAGATCTGCGGGGAGGAGGTCGATCATCGGAGCGACGTCTACGCCGTCGGCGTCGTCCTCTGGGAGATGCTCGCGCGGCGCCGCCTCGTGACCGCGCAGAACGAAGGGGCGATCATCAAGCAGGTGCTCGACACGAAGGTCGAGCCGCCGAGCCTCTTCACCGACGAGCCGTTCGGTCCCGCGCTCGACGCGGTCGTGATGAAGGCGCTCGCGGCGGAGAAGGAGGACCGCTGGAGCAGCGCGGCCGAGATGGCGACCGCGCTCGCGGAGGTGATGCCGCCCGCTCCGCGTCACGTCGTCGCCGCGCTCGTGCGCGACTTCGCGGCGGAGGAGATCGAGTCGCGGCAAACGCGGCTTCGACAGAGCCGCACCTCGTTCGCGGGCGAGTCGAGCCCGGCGGAGGTGAGCGCGCTCGCCGAGATCCTCACCGTGCACGCGACGATCACGGCCGGCCCCACCGTGAGCAACCGCTCGATCGTCCCGGAGACGCCGGCGCGCGGACGCGGACGCTCGATCGCGCTCGTCGCCGGAGGCGCGGTGCTCGTGCTCGGCCTCGTCGGCGGAGCCTTCGTGATCGGGAGCAGGTCGGGGCGAACCGCGCCGAGCGCGCCGCCGCCCGAGCCCCCGCCCGCGGTCACCTCCGCCGCCGCGCCGCCGTCCGCGCCTCCACCGGAGCCGGAGCCGGAGCCCGAGCCGGGGCCCGAACCGCCGCCGTCGGCGTCGGCGCGTCCGCCGGCGAAGCCGGGCGCGCCGAAGATCAAGCCGACCAAGAAGCCGGACTGCCGCGTCCCGTATACCATCGACGCCAACGGAGATCGGCACTACCGCTCCGAATGCGTCAATGACTAG
- a CDS encoding succinate dehydrogenase/fumarate reductase iron-sulfur subunit, with the protein MRLRIWRSDPTTDEPGSFGEYEIDTFPDMVVLDAVLAIQRSLVPDLAVRWNCKAGRCGSCSAEVNGRPVLMCTTPLSLYENEEALTITPLRTFPLVKDIVTDPSRAYEAARRVPPFQPDPNGALGAAEVERQRELRKCIECFLCQDVCHVLRDQKLYRQFVGPRHLLHAASLELHPLDALDRRKPVQETLGLGYCNVTRCCTDVCPEGIRITDDAIIPLKERLADRSDPLRWVWDRLSPPRKRRALPVLPSDDPDE; encoded by the coding sequence ATGAGGCTCCGCATCTGGCGCTCCGATCCGACGACCGACGAGCCCGGCTCGTTCGGCGAATACGAGATCGACACGTTCCCGGACATGGTCGTGCTCGACGCGGTGCTCGCGATCCAGCGCTCGCTCGTGCCGGACCTCGCCGTGCGCTGGAACTGCAAGGCCGGCCGCTGCGGATCGTGCAGCGCGGAGGTGAACGGCCGCCCCGTCCTCATGTGCACGACGCCGCTCTCGCTCTACGAGAACGAGGAGGCGCTCACGATCACGCCGCTCCGCACCTTCCCGCTCGTGAAGGACATCGTCACCGATCCGAGCCGCGCGTACGAGGCGGCGCGGCGCGTCCCGCCGTTCCAGCCCGATCCGAACGGCGCGCTCGGCGCGGCGGAGGTGGAGCGGCAGCGCGAGCTCAGGAAGTGCATCGAGTGCTTCCTCTGCCAGGACGTGTGCCACGTGCTGCGCGATCAGAAGCTCTACCGGCAGTTCGTGGGGCCGCGCCACCTCTTGCATGCGGCGAGCCTCGAGCTCCACCCGCTCGACGCGCTCGATCGGCGTAAGCCGGTGCAGGAGACCTTGGGGCTCGGATACTGCAACGTGACGCGCTGCTGCACCGACGTGTGCCCGGAGGGGATCCGGATCACGGACGACGCGATCATCCCGCTGAAGGAGCGCCTCGCCGATCGGAGCGACCCGCTGCGCTGGGTGTGGGACCGTCTCTCTCCTCCGCGCAAGCGTCGCGCGCTGCCGGTGCTCCCGAGCGACGACCCCGACGAGTAA